Proteins encoded by one window of Streptomyces uncialis:
- a CDS encoding GH25 family lysozyme, translated as MIRGIDVSAYQSSFETDGLAFVFVKATEGRSYINPRQTAQAKQARDAGCVVGFYHFLWPGNIKAQAAYFVEECVSKGRDLLAVDWEWTGENTRASNAEKDAFLREVKRLRPTHRVLLYCNRDFWLNHDDTSFAGDGLWIADYTTAGKPRIKADWRFHQYTDRPLDKNLGDFSSESALRSWANSA; from the coding sequence ATGATCCGCGGCATCGATGTGAGTGCCTACCAGTCGTCGTTCGAGACCGACGGACTGGCCTTCGTGTTCGTGAAGGCGACCGAGGGCCGTTCCTACATCAACCCCCGGCAGACCGCCCAGGCCAAACAGGCCCGGGACGCGGGCTGTGTGGTGGGCTTCTACCACTTCCTGTGGCCGGGCAACATCAAGGCGCAGGCGGCGTACTTCGTGGAGGAGTGCGTGTCGAAGGGCCGTGATCTGCTGGCCGTCGACTGGGAGTGGACCGGCGAGAACACCCGGGCCAGCAACGCCGAGAAGGACGCCTTCCTGCGGGAGGTGAAGCGGCTGCGGCCGACCCACCGGGTGCTGCTGTACTGCAACCGGGATTTCTGGCTCAACCACGACGACACGTCGTTCGCCGGGGACGGGCTCTGGATCGCCGATTACACGACCGCGGGGAAACCCCGGATCAAGGCGGACTGGCGGTTCCACCAGTACACGGACCGTCCGCTCGACAAGAACCTCGGCGACTTCTCGTCCGAGTCTGCCCTGCGGAGCTGGGCGAACAGCGCCTGA
- a CDS encoding NADPH-dependent F420 reductase yields MKIGIIGAGQIGGNLTRRLTAVGHTVSVANSRGPHTLKDLAEETGATPATVADVVRDAQVVVVTIPLKAVPDLPAGLFAGAADGFAVIDTNNYYPQRDGFIEEIENGLPESRWVERHVGHPVVKAFNGTYAEDIVARPRPAGAPDRLAVPVAGDDEAAKRTVRELIDAIGFDTVDAGGLDESWRQQPDTPVYGLREGADAVTRALAEASPERPAAFRAHREP; encoded by the coding sequence ATGAAGATCGGCATCATCGGCGCGGGACAGATCGGCGGCAACCTCACCCGGCGGCTGACGGCCGTCGGCCACACCGTCTCCGTGGCCAACTCCCGCGGCCCGCACACCCTGAAGGATCTCGCCGAGGAGACCGGAGCCACCCCGGCGACCGTCGCGGACGTGGTGCGCGACGCACAGGTCGTCGTCGTCACGATCCCGCTGAAGGCGGTACCGGACCTGCCCGCCGGCCTGTTCGCCGGAGCGGCCGACGGCTTCGCCGTCATCGACACGAACAACTACTACCCGCAGCGCGACGGGTTCATCGAGGAGATCGAGAACGGGCTCCCCGAGAGCCGCTGGGTGGAACGCCATGTCGGCCACCCCGTCGTCAAGGCGTTCAACGGCACCTACGCCGAGGACATCGTCGCCCGGCCCCGCCCGGCGGGCGCCCCCGACCGGCTCGCCGTCCCCGTGGCCGGTGACGACGAGGCCGCCAAGCGGACCGTCCGGGAACTCATCGACGCGATCGGCTTCGACACGGTCGACGCGGGCGGGCTCGACGAGTCCTGGCGCCAGCAGCCGGACACCCCGGTCTACGGGCTGCGCGAGGGCGCCGACGCCGTGACCCGGGCCCTGGCCGAGGCGTCCCCGGAACGCCCGGCGGCCTTCCGCGCCCACCGCGAACCGTAG
- a CDS encoding EF-hand domain-containing protein, translating to MADIEEARKAFERFDADGDGFITAAEYKTAMAQLGDWNVTESVAEAVIAAQDTNRDKLLSFDEFWGNLNK from the coding sequence GTGGCGGACATCGAGGAAGCGCGTAAGGCGTTCGAGCGGTTCGACGCGGACGGCGACGGCTTCATCACGGCGGCCGAGTACAAGACCGCGATGGCCCAGCTGGGCGACTGGAACGTCACGGAGTCCGTGGCGGAGGCCGTCATCGCCGCGCAGGACACCAACAGGGACAAGCTGCTCTCGTTCGACGAGTTCTGGGGCAACCTCAACAAGTAG
- a CDS encoding YncE family protein, translated as MSVSLHLTRRAAAALLAPAVLVALAGCGGDGGDRGAAPPGTERAAQPPAPAAGAVDVLPGMPPVLDPKDLYSADRPGALSPVVKDFPSRVYVPNTGSRTVSVIDPQTYKVVETIDVGDQPQHVVPSWDLKTLWVNNNRGHTLTPIDPGTGKAGKAVPVHDPYNLYFTPDGKHAVVMASLDRQLVFRDPHTMKIKKTEPVSCYGVNHADFSIDGRYFIVSCEFSGELLKVDTLKMKVVAQRKLPLKGAMPQDVKISPDGSTFYIADMMAHGMWVLDGDTFAEPKLLSTGKGCHGLYVSRDSKEMYVSNRGEGTVSVFDFGRKKVAKKWRLPDGGSPDMGGVSADGKVLWLSGRYDSEVYAIDTRTGAQLARIKVGSGPHGLAVYPQPGRYSLGHTGVFR; from the coding sequence ATGTCCGTATCCCTGCACCTCACCCGGCGCGCCGCCGCGGCGCTGCTCGCCCCGGCCGTCCTCGTGGCCCTCGCCGGCTGCGGCGGCGACGGCGGTGACCGGGGCGCCGCGCCGCCCGGCACCGAGCGCGCCGCCCAGCCCCCGGCCCCCGCCGCGGGCGCGGTCGACGTCCTGCCGGGCATGCCGCCCGTCCTCGACCCGAAGGACCTCTACTCCGCCGACCGGCCCGGCGCGCTCTCCCCGGTGGTCAAGGACTTCCCGTCCCGGGTGTACGTCCCCAACACCGGCTCCCGCACGGTCAGCGTCATCGACCCGCAGACGTACAAGGTCGTCGAGACGATCGACGTGGGCGACCAGCCGCAGCACGTCGTGCCGTCCTGGGACCTGAAGACCCTGTGGGTCAACAACAACCGCGGCCACACCCTCACCCCGATCGACCCGGGAACCGGCAAGGCGGGCAAGGCCGTCCCCGTCCACGACCCGTACAACCTCTACTTCACCCCCGACGGCAAGCACGCCGTCGTCATGGCGTCCCTCGACCGGCAGCTCGTCTTCCGCGATCCGCACACCATGAAGATCAAGAAGACCGAACCGGTGAGCTGCTACGGCGTCAACCACGCGGACTTCTCCATCGACGGCCGCTACTTCATCGTCTCCTGCGAGTTCTCCGGCGAACTCCTCAAGGTCGACACCCTGAAGATGAAGGTGGTCGCCCAGCGCAAACTGCCCCTCAAGGGCGCCATGCCGCAGGACGTGAAGATCTCTCCCGACGGCTCCACCTTCTACATCGCCGACATGATGGCCCACGGCATGTGGGTCCTGGACGGCGACACCTTCGCGGAACCGAAGCTGCTGTCCACCGGCAAGGGCTGCCACGGGCTGTACGTCAGCCGCGACTCGAAGGAGATGTACGTCTCCAACCGGGGCGAGGGCACCGTCTCCGTCTTCGACTTCGGCAGGAAGAAGGTCGCCAAGAAGTGGCGCCTGCCCGACGGCGGCAGCCCCGACATGGGAGGTGTCTCCGCCGACGGCAAGGTGCTGTGGCTCTCCGGCCGCTACGACTCCGAGGTCTACGCCATCGACACCCGTACCGGCGCCCAACTGGCCCGGATCAAGGTCGGTTCCGGCCCGCACGGCCTCGCCGTCTACCCCCAGCCGGGCCGCTACTCCCTGGGCCACACCGGGGTCTTCCGCTGA
- a CDS encoding polysaccharide deacetylase family protein translates to MTPDRRTALRAGAALFAAGTAVTGCAPAPLARTPRPPATGTGAAPSPPARPAPGPRRFPGHPAEITRGSGARPEIALTFHGGGDPATARALLTEAERADARLTVLAVGSWLDAHPALARRVLDGGHDLGNHTQRHLDVNALPEDGVRAEIAGCADRLRRLTGSAGTWFRPSRAQGASPLVARVARSLGYPHVLSYGVDSLDHTSPGAPAVVRTVLDGARPGAVVSLHFGYPDTVAALPALLDELHRRGLRAVTTTELLT, encoded by the coding sequence GTGACCCCCGACCGCCGCACGGCCCTGCGCGCGGGTGCCGCCCTGTTCGCGGCGGGCACCGCCGTCACCGGCTGCGCACCGGCTCCCCTCGCGCGCACACCCCGCCCCCCGGCCACCGGAACCGGTGCCGCGCCCTCGCCCCCGGCGCGGCCCGCCCCCGGCCCGCGCCGCTTCCCCGGCCACCCCGCCGAGATCACCCGGGGCTCCGGCGCACGCCCCGAGATCGCCCTCACCTTCCACGGCGGCGGCGACCCCGCCACCGCCCGCGCCCTGCTCACCGAGGCCGAACGCGCGGACGCCCGGCTCACCGTGCTCGCCGTCGGCAGCTGGCTCGACGCCCACCCCGCGCTCGCCCGCCGTGTCCTCGACGGCGGCCACGACCTCGGCAACCACACCCAGCGCCATCTCGACGTCAACGCCCTGCCGGAGGACGGGGTCCGCGCCGAGATCGCGGGCTGCGCCGACCGGCTGCGCCGCCTCACCGGCTCGGCCGGCACCTGGTTCCGCCCCTCCCGGGCCCAGGGCGCGTCCCCGCTGGTGGCCCGGGTCGCCCGCTCGCTGGGCTACCCGCACGTCCTGTCCTACGGCGTCGACTCCCTCGACCACACCTCACCCGGCGCCCCCGCCGTCGTCCGGACCGTCCTGGACGGGGCGCGGCCCGGGGCGGTGGTCAGCCTGCACTTCGGGTACCCGGACACCGTCGCCGCGCTGCCCGCCCTCCTCGACGAACTGCACCGGCGCGGGCTGCGCGCGGTGACGACCACGGAGCTGCTGACCTGA
- a CDS encoding ATP-binding protein, with the protein MAGLEGIEQPGLPGGTTAARWSPAVADEQALRAVELFGDPTEAEVRLPSRPESAASARRLAQVVVLRQWALSPKLTEDTVLLVSELVGNAVRHTGARVFGLRMLRRRGWIRVEVRDPSRGLPCLMPVHELDVSGRGLFLVDKLSDRWGVDLLPRGKTTWFEMRVCDR; encoded by the coding sequence ATGGCGGGGCTGGAGGGCATCGAACAGCCGGGACTGCCCGGGGGGACGACCGCGGCACGCTGGTCACCGGCGGTCGCGGACGAACAGGCTTTGCGCGCGGTGGAGTTGTTCGGTGATCCCACGGAGGCCGAGGTGCGGCTGCCGTCCCGTCCCGAGTCGGCCGCGTCGGCGCGGCGGCTCGCCCAGGTGGTGGTGCTGCGGCAGTGGGCGCTGTCCCCGAAGCTCACGGAGGACACCGTGCTGCTCGTCTCCGAACTCGTCGGCAACGCGGTCCGTCATACCGGCGCCCGGGTCTTCGGGTTACGGATGCTGCGGCGGCGCGGCTGGATCAGGGTCGAGGTGCGGGACCCCTCCCGCGGACTCCCCTGTCTGATGCCCGTGCACGAACTCGATGTGTCGGGGCGCGGGCTCTTCCTCGTGGACAAACTGTCCGACCGCTGGGGCGTGGACCTGCTGCCGCGCGGCAAGACGACCTGGTTCGAGATGCGCGTCTGCGACCGCTGA
- a CDS encoding enoyl-CoA hydratase/isomerase family protein, whose amino-acid sequence MTVHLEVAEGVGTIRLDRPPMNALDVAAQDRIKELAEEAAGRDDIRAVVLYGGEKVFAAGADIKEMQAMDHAAMVRRSGALQESFTAVARIPKPVVAAVTGYALGGGCELALCADFRIAGDNAKLGQPEILLGLIPGAGGTQRLARLIGPSKAKDLIFTGRHVRADEALAIGLVDRVVPAAEVYTAAHAWAAKLAKGPALALRAAKESVDAGLETDIGTGLAIERTWFAGLFATEDRERGMRSFVEEGPGKAEFL is encoded by the coding sequence ATGACTGTGCATCTAGAGGTCGCCGAAGGTGTGGGGACGATCCGGCTGGACCGGCCCCCGATGAACGCCCTGGACGTCGCCGCCCAGGACCGGATCAAGGAACTCGCCGAGGAGGCGGCCGGACGGGACGACATCCGCGCGGTCGTCCTGTACGGCGGTGAGAAGGTGTTCGCGGCGGGCGCGGACATCAAGGAGATGCAGGCCATGGACCACGCGGCGATGGTCCGCAGGTCCGGCGCCCTCCAGGAGTCGTTCACGGCCGTCGCCCGGATCCCCAAGCCCGTGGTCGCCGCGGTCACCGGCTACGCCCTGGGCGGCGGCTGCGAACTGGCGCTGTGCGCGGACTTCCGGATCGCCGGGGACAACGCCAAGCTGGGCCAGCCGGAGATCCTGCTCGGGCTGATCCCGGGCGCGGGCGGCACCCAGCGGCTGGCCCGGCTGATCGGCCCGTCGAAGGCCAAGGACCTCATCTTCACGGGCCGTCATGTCCGCGCCGACGAGGCGCTGGCCATCGGTCTGGTGGACCGGGTGGTGCCCGCCGCCGAGGTGTACACCGCGGCCCACGCGTGGGCCGCGAAGCTCGCCAAGGGCCCCGCGCTGGCGCTGCGCGCGGCGAAGGAGTCGGTGGACGCGGGCCTGGAGACCGACATCGGTACGGGGCTCGCGATCGAGCGGACCTGGTTCGCCGGTCTGTTCGCCACCGAGGACCGCGAGCGCGGGATGCGCAGCTTCGTCGAGGAGGGACCGGGCAAGGCCGAGTTCCTCTGA
- a CDS encoding L,D-transpeptidase, translated as MSLVALALCGFLLATTAGCGPDGLVGEPRSPKDAIRVTPDDSARDVPLDERLLVRVSGGRLESVRVVRSEDAGRRPVPGRISADGLSWEPAAKRLAPAAAYTVDALALDGHGRRIARHTTFRTRVPEERFIAYSAPENRATVGTGTIVSLEFSRPVTDRAAVERAVRITAEPPAEVAPHWFGKERLDLRPEKYWRPGTKVTVALRLRDVEAAPGVYGLQDRTFGFTVGREQISVVDAVRHTMTVRRSGDLLATLPITAGAPESTTYNGLMVVTEMHETTRMNSRTVGFGGEYDIPDVPHAIRLTSSGTFLHGNYWAGGVFGKTNVSHGCVGLRDVKGGSPSTPAGWFFDRTLIGDVVEVRGSDDGTVAADNGLGGWNMGWDEWRAGSAVR; from the coding sequence ATGTCCCTGGTCGCCCTGGCCCTCTGCGGGTTCCTGCTCGCCACGACGGCCGGCTGCGGACCCGACGGTCTGGTCGGCGAACCCCGCTCGCCGAAGGACGCCATCCGTGTGACTCCGGACGACTCGGCACGGGACGTCCCCCTGGACGAGCGGCTGCTGGTCCGGGTGTCCGGCGGTCGGCTGGAGTCCGTACGGGTCGTCAGGTCCGAGGACGCGGGCCGGCGTCCGGTGCCGGGCCGGATCTCCGCCGACGGGCTCAGCTGGGAGCCCGCCGCGAAACGGCTCGCGCCCGCCGCCGCGTACACGGTCGACGCGCTGGCGCTGGACGGCCACGGCCGCCGGATCGCACGGCACACCACCTTCCGTACCCGGGTGCCCGAGGAGCGGTTCATCGCGTACTCCGCACCGGAGAACCGTGCCACGGTCGGCACCGGGACGATCGTCTCGCTGGAGTTCAGCCGTCCGGTCACCGACCGGGCCGCCGTGGAACGCGCCGTCCGGATCACCGCCGAACCCCCGGCCGAGGTCGCCCCGCACTGGTTCGGCAAGGAACGGCTGGATCTGCGGCCCGAGAAGTACTGGCGCCCGGGGACGAAGGTCACCGTCGCGCTGCGGCTGCGGGACGTGGAGGCGGCGCCCGGGGTGTACGGGCTCCAGGACCGGACGTTCGGGTTCACCGTCGGCCGGGAGCAGATCAGCGTCGTGGACGCGGTGCGGCACACGATGACGGTCCGCCGCTCCGGGGACCTCCTCGCGACACTCCCGATCACCGCGGGCGCCCCGGAGTCGACCACGTACAACGGTCTGATGGTCGTCACGGAGATGCACGAGACGACCCGGATGAACAGCCGCACGGTCGGTTTCGGCGGTGAGTACGACATCCCGGACGTGCCGCACGCCATCCGGCTGACCTCCTCGGGGACGTTCCTGCACGGCAACTACTGGGCGGGCGGGGTCTTCGGCAAGACCAATGTGAGCCATGGCTGTGTGGGGCTGCGGGATGTGAAGGGCGGCAGCCCGAGCACACCCGCGGGCTGGTTCTTCGACCGCACGCTGATCGGGGACGTGGTCGAGGTGCGGGGCAGCGACGACGGGACGGTGGCCGCGGACAACGGCCTCGGCGGCTGGAACATGGGCTGGGACGAGTGGCGCGCGGGCTCGGCGGTCCGCTGA
- a CDS encoding ABC transporter ATP-binding protein produces MPSTPSPVEPVDTPGSPVRTLLRLWPYVRPVRARWITAAVVAVIASCMSLVFPVVLKWMVDGPITDQDQAGVWLGALLLLVLGIAEALLFGFRRWLVARPLAGVEAAMRADLYRHLQRVPVAFHDRWPSGQLLSRGTTDLSVIRMFFAFPLTFLLVNGVTILAGFGLLLAQDWTLGLVLVLPAVPMVLICYRFEGKYSAAARTSQDQVGDLTTVVEESVLGVRVIKGFGRHRSQARAFRELSGRLRGTELTKARLLATLLGTLTVFPEIALGAALVVGTVQVADGQLSAGTLVAFLSTALALRWPIESMGYLLAMSQEAATATRRYFEAMDEPEEDSGGTAAVPDPGSGDGMRFTGVEFRYPDAPPGSTAVLERIDLHVRQGETMAVVGATGSGKTTLTALVPRLHELTGGRITLDGQDITAMDRAELRALVSVAFEEPTLFSASVAENVRMGAGPDTAAGPGADPALTRALGIAQAGFVAELPDGPATEVGEQGLSLSGGQRQRLALARAVIGGPRFLVLDDPLSALDVHTEAAVEAALREVLGRTTALVVAHRPSTVLLADRVALLSGGRVTAVGTHQELLRESAEYRHLMSGGDGLAGPKGDGTR; encoded by the coding sequence ATGCCCAGTACACCCTCACCGGTCGAGCCGGTGGATACGCCCGGCTCACCGGTCCGCACCCTGCTGCGCCTGTGGCCCTACGTCCGTCCGGTCAGGGCGAGGTGGATCACGGCGGCCGTCGTCGCCGTGATCGCCTCGTGCATGTCCCTGGTCTTCCCCGTCGTCCTGAAGTGGATGGTCGACGGGCCGATCACGGACCAGGACCAGGCGGGGGTCTGGCTCGGCGCCCTGCTGCTGCTCGTCCTCGGCATCGCCGAGGCGCTGCTGTTCGGGTTCCGCCGCTGGCTGGTGGCCCGGCCGCTCGCCGGGGTCGAGGCGGCGATGCGGGCGGATCTGTACCGGCACCTCCAGCGGGTACCGGTGGCGTTCCACGACCGCTGGCCGTCCGGACAGCTGCTGTCACGGGGGACGACGGATCTGTCGGTGATCCGGATGTTCTTCGCGTTCCCGCTGACGTTCCTCCTGGTGAACGGGGTGACGATCCTCGCGGGCTTCGGACTGCTGCTGGCCCAGGACTGGACGCTCGGGCTGGTCCTCGTGCTGCCCGCGGTCCCGATGGTGCTGATCTGCTACCGCTTCGAGGGCAAGTACTCGGCGGCGGCCCGCACCTCGCAGGACCAGGTCGGTGACCTCACCACGGTGGTCGAGGAGAGCGTGCTCGGGGTGCGCGTCATCAAGGGCTTCGGCCGGCACCGCAGCCAGGCCCGCGCGTTCCGGGAGCTCAGCGGGCGGCTGCGGGGCACCGAGCTGACGAAGGCGCGGCTGCTGGCGACCCTGCTCGGCACCCTGACCGTCTTCCCCGAGATCGCGCTCGGCGCGGCACTGGTGGTCGGCACGGTGCAGGTGGCCGACGGGCAGCTGTCGGCGGGCACCCTGGTCGCGTTCCTGTCGACGGCGCTGGCGCTGCGCTGGCCGATCGAGTCCATGGGCTATCTGCTCGCGATGAGCCAGGAGGCGGCGACGGCCACCCGCCGCTACTTCGAGGCGATGGACGAGCCGGAGGAGGACTCCGGCGGGACGGCGGCCGTGCCGGACCCCGGGTCCGGTGACGGTATGCGCTTCACGGGTGTGGAGTTCCGCTACCCGGACGCGCCGCCCGGTTCCACGGCCGTGCTGGAGCGGATCGACCTGCATGTGCGGCAGGGCGAGACGATGGCGGTCGTCGGTGCCACGGGCAGCGGCAAGACGACCCTGACCGCGCTGGTGCCCCGGCTGCACGAGCTGACCGGCGGCCGGATCACGCTGGACGGGCAGGACATCACCGCGATGGACCGCGCCGAGCTGCGCGCCCTGGTGTCGGTGGCGTTCGAGGAGCCGACGCTGTTCTCGGCGTCCGTCGCGGAGAACGTCCGGATGGGCGCCGGACCGGACACGGCCGCCGGCCCCGGCGCCGACCCGGCACTGACCCGGGCCCTCGGCATCGCGCAGGCGGGCTTCGTCGCGGAGCTTCCCGACGGCCCGGCGACCGAGGTCGGCGAGCAGGGGCTCAGTCTCTCCGGCGGGCAGCGCCAGCGGCTCGCGCTGGCGCGGGCGGTCATCGGCGGCCCCCGCTTCCTCGTCCTGGACGATCCGCTGTCCGCGCTGGACGTGCACACCGAGGCCGCGGTCGAGGCCGCGCTGCGGGAGGTCCTCGGGCGGACCACGGCCCTGGTCGTGGCGCACCGCCCGTCGACCGTGCTGCTCGCGGACCGGGTGGCGCTGCTGTCCGGCGGGCGGGTCACGGCGGTGGGCACCCATCAGGAACTGCTGCGCGAGAGCGCCGAGTACCGGCATCTGATGTCGGGCGGTGACGGCCTTGCGGGGCCGAAGGGGGACGGGACCCGATGA